The genomic DNA GGACATCTGAGCCGAGCGGGATGAGCACGGTCGATGTTATTCGCGGGCGGGGTGGGTTGTCGGGGTGTTGTGGGTGTGGGTTGAGGGGGAGGGGTGCGAATCCGGATGTGTGCGGGTTTCGATTCGTGCGGAAGGTGGCTCGTGACGGGTCACTTTCCTATAGTCGGCTCCTTGCGCCAGGTGTGGCGGTCCGATGTGCGGCCGGTCTGGGGCGGGATTGAATCACGATCGAGGACTGGCGAGCATGAGCACCTTCGCGAAGGGCCTGGAGGGCGTTGTTGCCGCGGAAACGCGGATGTCTTTCATCGACGGCGAGAAGGGCATCCTCGAGTACGTGGGCATCCCGATCGATTCGCTCGCGCGGAACTCGACGTTTGAGGAGACGGTGTTCCTTCTGTGGAACACGCGTCTGCCGAACAAGGCGGAACTGGATGGGCTGAGCAAGCAGATCCGGAGCAGGACGAAGCTTCCCCCGAAGTTGATCGACATCATCAAGGGGATGCCGAAGGACGCTCAGCCGATGCACGTGCTGCGGACGGCGGTGTCGGCCTTGTCGCTGTTTGATCCGAACCCCAACGCGACGGACATTCCTTCGGCGCAGGAGAAGGCGCTGAACATCCTGGCGCAGATCCCGACGATCATCGCGGCGTTTGATCGGTTTCGGCGCGGGCTGGAGATCGTGGAGCCGCGGACGGACCTGACGTTCGCGCAGAACTTCCTGTACATGCTGAACGGGAAGGAGCCGACGGAGGCGATGGCGCGGGGGTTCGACATCTGCATGATCCTGCACGCGGACCACGGGCTGAACAACTCGACGTTCACGGCGCGGGTGGTGACCTCGACGCTGAGCGACATGTACTCGGCGATCACGGCGGCGATCGGTTCCTTGCGCGGCCCGCTGCACGGCGGGGCGAACGAGGAAGTGATGGAGATGCTGGGCGAGATCCCGTCGATCGACGCGGTTGAGCCCTACATCATGGGCAAGCTCGCGAAGAAGGAACGGATCATGGGCTTCGGGCACCGCGTCTACAAGACGATCGACCCGCGGGCGACGTTCCTCAAGACCTTCGCCAAGCAGATCGCCAGCGACACCGGCAATCAGAAGCTCTACGAGATGTCCACAAAGATCGAGCAGATCATGGCCCGCGAGGTCGGTGCGAAGGGGATCTACCCGAACGTCGATTTCTACTCGGCGACGACGTACCACTCGATCGGGCTGAAGCTGGACCTGTTCACGCCGATGTTCGCGATGTCGCGCGTGAGCGGGTGGGCGGGGCACTGCATCGAGCAGTTGAGCGACAACCGTCTGTACCGGCCAGCGGCGAAGTATGTCGGGCCGCACGATGCGCCGTATGTGCCGATGGAGAAGAGGTAAGCTGGCGTTGGACCTGAGTTCGGAGACGCCTTGACGGGAACAGTCTTGACGGACACGTGACGACTGCGCTATTGCTGTTTCCAAACGGCATTAAGCACTGTACAATGGTCTGACGTCTTGCTGGACCGTCGCCCGGAGGCTGGCCCTTGTTCACTTTCCATGTCGAGCATTTAAGACGATTCGATCAACGGCAATCCCTAGCCGTACGGCCGATAACAATTCTTGTTGGCGAGAACAGTTCTGGGAAAACATCTCTTCTAGCAGCACTCTTTGCGGCTTTACGTCAGCGCACAATACCATTCCAGTTCACGTTCAATAACCCTCCCTTTGAGATGGGTGGCTACTCTTCCATAGCGACATATAAGGGAGGGAAGTTTGGCAGGTCTCCCTCATTCTCAATCGGGTTCAATCTCGCATTGAACAAACAAGAGCACCAGTGGATTTGCGAGTTCCGAGATGTAGACGGCATTCCTTATCCATCACACATTACAATTAGATCGCCGACCGGAAGCCTGTCGGTAAGAGTTGATAGTGGCTCGTCTCTTAAGGCAGATATTTCGCTCAATGGCATTAGTAAGTCACTGTCATTTGATGCGTCTCAGGCAAGTCGTGAATCTATTTCAATACTCGACCTGTGCGTCAGAAAGCTATTCACGGATGACAAGGGCGCCCCAGGCAAGCTCGCTGAAATGCTGCTGACAACGGCAGATGGACAAAGACTTGTTAATCCTTTACGACACGTGCCAACGGTCCTCGCTTTAGCTCCCATTCGCACTAAACCAGAGAGGACTTACAATAGACTCAGCGATGCTCCGACACCCGAGGGCGACCATATCCCCATTATTTTGGCTCGCTTGCTTGGACCGAAGAGACTTTCTGATGAAGCTTCGACCATCCGAGAGCAGCTCATCGCGTTTGGATCAGAATCCGGATTATTTAAGGACCTTAAACCTCGTGCATTGGGCGACAGCGCCAATGATCCATTTCAGTTACTCGTAACCACGAATGGACGGCCTGCCAATCTCGCCGATGTCGGATACGGTGTGAGCCAAGCACTTCCGATCGCCGTGCAGTGCTTGATAGCCCCCCCAAAGCAGATGCTTATCGTGCAGCAGCCCGAAGTGCATCTGCACCCCCGCGCGCAGGCCGCGCTTGGATCTCTGTTTGTGCGACTCTCGCAATCTGAGAAAAAATCCTTTGTAATAGAAACGCATAGTGATTATTTGATTGATCGCGTTCGACAACACATTAAGCGCGGTGACATCCCGGTGTCTGAAGTCTCGATTGGCTACGTCGAGATGAATGGGATCGTTTCTACAATACATCCAATCGAAGTAGACTCGCATGGAAATATAACCGACGCACCGCCCAATTATCGAGAGTTTTTTCTCGATGAACAGTTTGGTCTGTTTTATTGAGGTGCGACGATGGTGTTAACGATCATCGACGCCAATAGCATTACCCTTGTACTGGGTGATGAACCACATGCATCGCACAAGCCGGTCCTATTTGCACTTGTTAGCCGACCCGCCCGAGCAAAAATCTGCATTGGTGGCTATCTTGTTCAAGAGCTTGAAAAGACATCTATCGCGTGGGGACGTCTACTTGAACTTGAGCGCGCGGGTCGTGTGAGACGTGTGCCCGCAGAGAAAGTGGATAAGGAGCAGGTAGTTGTAGAGCAGTTGCCTATCAAATCTGACGATCCACATATATTGGCTCTCGCCCGTGTCTCAGGAGCCCGTGTACTCGTTACGAATGATGTTGCTCTTACAAATGATTTCAGGGATGTCACGATTGTTCCATCGCCGCGTGGTCGTGTCTATCGTGACCAGCGACATTGCAACCTCTTTGGATTAGACTCAAAGACAAAGTTCGATTAGCGACTTGTTACACAGGGCTACGGCTGTCACGCCAGATTGGACTTCTTGGTCTGTCTCTTTTCCATTGATGACGCCCGCTCGTATTACCTGCATCACCAAGCCTGCCGGCCGATCTGTTTCGTGCGCGCTGCTCTTTACACATGTCAGATCGCACGCGTTCCAAGCTGTTCAGAACGGCACCTTGCTCTCGCAGCGTTCGGGGCGGCGATTCTCGGGATCGATGAAGGCGAGGACTTTGGCGTGGAGGAGCATGCGGGGGGAGGAGGCGAAGCCGTCGCCGTAGAGGGTGTCGCCGACGATGGGGCAGCCGAGGCCGCCTTTGCCGCCGGGGGCGGTGGCGTAGGCGGCGTGGACGCGAAGTTGGTGGGTGCGTCCGGTGATGGGCTCGAAGTGGACGCGTGTGCGCGGTCCGATGGCGGGTGTGGTGTCTGTGGCGGGGTGTGCGGGCTCGCGTTTGAGGACTCGCCAGCGCGTGACGGCCTCGCGTCCGTGTTCCCAATCGACCATCTGCCAGGGGCGGCGGTCGATGTCGGGGCGCATGGGGAGGGAGATGGTGCCGGAGTCCCCCACCACTTCGCCCATGAGGACGGCTTCGTAGGCCTTGGTGACGGCGCGGGCCTCGAACTGGCGCGAGAGGTGGCGGTGGGCGTCGGGGTCGCGGGCGAGGACCATGAGGCCGCTGGTCTCCATGTCGAGCCGATGGACGACGAATGGGCCGCTGGCCTGCGGGACCAGGGCCTTTGCGCGGCGTGCGACGCAGTCCTGATTGTGCTCGCCCTTACCGGGGACGGAGAGCAGCCCTGCGGGCTTGTCGACGACGACGAATCGCTTTGAGATGAGGATGAGTTTGAGTTCGCCGCTGATGGGCGCGGGTGTGGCCGGAGGCGTGGGTGGTTGCGTCGGTGGAGGAGTTGGCGGTTGGGTGGCCATGTGGTGGGTGTCGTGGTCTGACCCGGGGCCGGGGTCGCGCTAACCTTCACTTTGACGCGCTCAATCTACGCATCCTCCGGCTTCGACGCCAGTTGCCGGCATTCTGAGGGGCAAGCGACATGAGTGGATTCGATGTGATCCGGAGTGTGTGTGCGGCGGCCTCGCTGGGCGGCGTCTGCCTGTTTGCCTCGGGGCTTGGCGGGCCGTGGGATGCGCTTGAGGGTCCGATTCTGACGGGTCATGTCCGGCTGACGGATCCGGCGCGGTTCTCGAAGGCGGGGGAGGCGTATTTCAGCCCGGATGGTAAGCGGATCATCTTTCAGGCGGTCGAGGTGGGCGAGCCGTCGAACGCTCCTTACTCGATGTATCTGGCGGAACTGGTTCGTGGGGAGACGGGTGAGATTGTGGGGCTGGCGGAGCCGGTGCGGATCAGCCCTCCGGGTTCGGCGAACACGTGCGGGTGGTTCCACCCGACGGATCCCGCGCGGGTGATGTTCGGCTCGACGCTTCGGCCTCCGAGGGTTGATGAGGCGCCGGGGTTCAAGGTGGGTCAGAGCCGCTATGTGTGGGCGTTTCCGTCCGACATGGAGGTGTGTACGTGGACGGTGCCGGAGTTGTGGATCCGGGCGCACGGGGGGTGGCCGGGCGAAGATGCGCCGGGGGATTGGAATGAGCCGCGGGCGTTGTTCACGCGAGAGGGGTATGACGCGGAGTGCACGTGGTCGCCTGATGGGCGGCATGTGCTGTACGCGCGAGTGGAGCCGGCGGAGGCGGATGAGAACGGGGTGTTGCCGCCGCCGGATGCGGATATCTGGATCTATGACACGCTGACGCAGGAGCATGTGGCTCTTGTTGCGGAGCCGGGGTATGACGGGGGGCCGTTTTTTTCGGCGGATGGGAGGTGGATCTGCTATCGATCGGACCGGGCGCGGGACGACCATCTGCAGATCTATATCGCGGAGTTGGCGTATGACGGCGGGGGCGCGATCACGGGGATCAAGAGGGAGATCGCGCTGACGGCGAATGAAGCGGTGAACTGGTGTCCTTACTGGCATCCGAGCGGGCGTTTTCTGCTGTACGCGACGAGCGAGCTGGGGCATGACAACTACGAGATCTTTGCGATCGACACGGATCCTGAGGCGTCGGTCAAGAGCCGCGTGAGGGTTCCGGTGACGCGGACGCCGGGTGCGGATGTGCTTCCGGCGTTTGATGCGACGGGTGAGTGGATGATGTGGACGAGTCGGCGGCAGCTTCCGGGGGAGACGGGTGCGGGTTCGACGCAGTTGTGGGTTGCGAGGTTTCGTGCGGCACCGCTTGAACAGAAGCTGATGATGCCGGATGATGGTGCGCCGGTCTCGAACTGAGTCGGCGAGTTGCGGAGTTGGCAGCCGGAGCGGGGCGCATGTTCGAACCGGACGATTTTGGGATGTCAGCCGCGGCGACGCTCGCGCACGTGGCCGATCCGACGCCGAGCCGTCACCATGTGCCGTTCTGGAAGTCTTGGGTGCGTGCCGTGGAGGCGGATCGGCCGGTGTTGCGAGCGGTGACGGGGCCGTTGCCGGACCCCGCGGACGGAACGGCGACGCATGAGTTTGCGAGTTACCGGCATGTGCGGATCGGGTGCCGCCTGGTTCGGCCTGTTGATGGTGTGGTTCGCGCGGGGCTTGTGAGTTTCCATGGGTACGGTGCTCCGATTCCGCTGTCGCAGGAGGATGAGCAGTGGGCTGAGTTGGCGGCACGCGGGGTTGCGACGCTGGCGATCCGTGTGCGCGGGTTTCCTGGGTCGATGGTGGACACGGGGGACTGGACCTCGCACTCGTGGATCACGCGTGGGCTGGATGTGCCGGTGAGCGGCGTGGGGCCGGATGGGACGGACACGACGCACTCTGACATGATGGCGTGGTCGATGGCGCAGGGGGTTGCGGACGCGGTGAATGCGTGCCGCGTGATGCGTGCGTGGCTCGGGGCGGGTGTGCCGTTGTATGTGCGGGGCGAGTCTTTCGGGGCGGCGTTCGCGGTGATCGCGGCGGCGCTTGCGGCGCAGCATCCTGAGCTTGGGTATGGGATTGATCGATTGCAGATCGGGCTGCCGACGATGGGTGACTGGCGGTGGCGTCTGACGAGCGACCGGGCGAGGCGCGGGGGCGGGACGCAGCGCGAGATCGTTGAGTTGCTGACGCGTGAGGCGTCGCGGGCGGAGGATCTGAGCGAGCGGCTGCGCGTGTGCGACACGGCGATCCACGCCCAGAGGGTGAGGTGCCCGGTGTTGTGCAAGCTGGCGGTCCGCGATGAGGTTGTGCCCGCGCCGGCGGCGGCGGCGGTCTTCAACGCGATGTATTCCGCGCCGGGGTGCAAGTGGAGGTTCGTGACGCCTTACGGGCACTTTGACGGTGGGATCCGCAACGCGAGGCGCCACGCGCTGTTCGACCGGTGTGTGACGGACTTCCTGGACCCGGCGGCGGAGCCGATGGAGTCGATGCTGCGGTGGGAGCCGATTCTGGGGCGGGGCGAGCGGGCTCCGTGAGGGCTTCGCGGGCGGCTATTCTCTGACATGATTCAATCGCTTCGGACGTTGCTCGCGGGGCTGATCGACTATGCGGGGCTCTTTCCTCCGGCGAAGCTGGAGATGGGGCCTGCCGCGGAGGCGTTTGCGCGTCATCTGCGTGGCGAGCACGAGTTTGCGCTCGGGCGGTTCATCTGCCCGGTGTCGCGGCTGGAGGAGTTCTCACGCGCGGCGGCGGTGCTGATGCCGGGGACTTTCGCAACCAGCGGGTACCGGGAGTACGCGGAGAGCACGCGGGCGTGGGCGGTCTCGGCGATTCTTGACTGGCCGCTGCCGGATGCGTTCGAGCAATCGCTTGATGCGATCGATGCGTTCAACGCGCACCATGCTGAGGAGGCGAACGGGTTGGCGCGGATCGACACGATCGAGTTGAAGGTGACGCGTCCGAGCGCGATCGACGAGGCGCTGGATGAGTTGCCCGACGATCTGTTCCCGTTCTTTGAGTTTGATCTTTCGCAGGATTGCCGCGGGTTTGTCGCGGCGCTTGCGGGGAACGCGGAGTCGGGGGGTGCGGGGGCGAAGTTGCGGTGCGGGGGCGTGAAGCCGGAGTTGATTCCTGCGCCGGAGCATGTGGGGGATGCGCTGTGCGCTCTGGTGGCGGCGGATGTTCCCTTCAAGGCGACGGCGGGCCTGCATCATCCGTGGCGAGCGGTTCAGAGTCTGACGTATGAGGCGTCGGCGCCGCGTGCGGTGATGCATGGATTCGTGAACGTGTTTCTCGGGGCGGCGTTGGCGCGGGCGCATCGCCTGGATCGGGGCGTGCTGCTGCGGGTGCTGACGGAGGAGGATGCGCGGGCGTTCGTGTTCACGGAGGACCGGGCGTCGTGGCGTGACTTGTCGATCGACACGGCGTCGCTGGCGAAGGTGCGGGAGACGTTCGCGTTGTCGTACGGATCGTGCTCGTTCGACGAGCCGTTCGCGGATCTTGCGGCGAGCGGTCTTGTCTGAGTATGCTGCGCGGATGAATCCGCTGCTGATGATGTCTGCGATAACGGCGATCGGTCTGGGGGTGCTCGCGTTCGTTGCATGGAAGCGGCGACGGGCGCGGGGGCAGGCGTTCCGTTCGATCGCGATTCTCCGGCGATCGGCTCCGGTGTTGACGGAGGAGCGTCTGAGGGCGTTGGTGGAGCGTGCGCTCGGCGATGTGCCGGAGATCGTGATGCTGCCGGTGCCGCCCCGGGACGATGTCGCGAGTCTGTTCGCGTTCATGCGCGGGGATCTTGCGTTCGGGGTGATCTGTGTGCCACGGCCGTATGTTGATCCATCGATGCACGATGAGGTTCGTGCCTCGGTGGAGGATGAGATCGTGGTGCGGGGGTTGACGGAGCATAAGGCGTGGATCTCGGTGGATCACATGCGCGGCGGCGCGGAAGCTGCGGAGATCGACGCGATCATCGGGCGGGTGGCGGCGGAGCTGATCGACGAAGAGGCGATGCTTCTTTATGACGTGAGGCATCAGCGGATTGCGAAGATCAATGAGATGACGCGCGACATGCTGCGCGGTCCGGCACCGATGATGGTCTTCGGCGCGGAAGGCACGGAGGTTGCGATCGACGTGGATGACGCGGCGATAGAGGCGGCCAAGCGGGAGGCGCAGGATCGCTGGCAGGAGTTTCTGATCGCGTGGCACAATCGCGAGCCCGACGAGCACTTCTCCGTGAAGGGCCCCTTTCATGACGGGCGGAATACCGAGCACATGTGGTTGACGGTTGAGGACGCGAACGAGCAGGGAGTGAGGGGCGCGGTGGGGAACGTGCCGTCGGTGGTGAAGAACATCAAGGAGGGGGACCCGGCCTCGATCGCGTTTGCGGACGTTGAGGATTGGCTGATCGTTGAGCCGTCGGGAAAGATGCGGGGCGGATTCAGTATGGGCGCGATGCTGGCCCGGAAGATGGGATGAGCGGGGGCTGGTGAACGCGGCGGCGGCCTTCGCGTGTTTCAGGGGCGGCGATAGGCGCTGAAGTCTGCGAGGACGATGGCATCGCCACGGCAGCCCGTGATGCGGATGCGGAGTCGATCGGTGGTGATGCGTTCGGTGCGGAGGATGCGGCGCGGGCCGATGGTTGTGCCCTGCGCGAACTCGATCCACTGGCCGCCCGCCCAGTAATCGACGGCGAAGGACTCGATGCGCTGGCCGAGACGGATGTGCTCGCGGAGTTTGATGACGTCGATCGTGCGGCGTTCGGGGAGCGTGACTTCGACGGCGGCGGCGGTGATGCCGTCGGGTGTTGCCCAGTAGGTCTCGGGGTCGTTGTCGAGGAGGTTGGCGGGCGCGAAGCGTGCATCGTCGGCAGAGCGGACGGATTGGGAGCCGATGAAGGAGCCACGGAGGAGATCCTCGTCGAAGGTCGCGTCGAGGATGCGGCGGAACTCGGTGAGGGAGGCGATGTCGTTCTCGTGGATGAGGCCTCGGCGATCGGGCGGGATGTTGAGCAGGAGGTTCGCGCCTCGCCCGATGGAGCCGTACCAGATCTCGAGGAGCTGCTCCGGGGTCTTGACCTTGTCGTCTTCTGAGGCGTGATAGAACCAGCCGGGGCGGATGGAGACGTCGGCCTCGACGCCGATCCAGTGGGTTCCATCGGGGTCGCCGGTATCGAGGCCGTTGATATCCATGCCGGGCATGAGGTTGCCGGGGGAGATCGTCTGCCACGAGGTCTCCGCGCTGAAACCGTGCTCGTTGCCGACCCAGCGGCAACCGGGGCCGACATCGCTGAAGACGATGGCACCGGGCGCGAGGCGCTGGATCATGGCCCATGTGTCGGGCCAGTCGTAGTAGGTTGCTTTGTCGATGGTGCGGGTTTCGCGGGCGCCGCCGTAGTAGCCATCGCCGCCGTTTGCGCCGTCGTGCCAGACCTCGAAGACGGGTCCGTAGGTCTCGATGAGTTCGGCGAGTTGCGCGCGATAGACATCGACGTATGCGGGCGTGGCGTAGGTCGGGTGGTTGCGGTCCCAGGGGGAGAGATAGACGCCGAATCCGAGCCCGAGAGCGCGGCAGGACTTTGCGAGATCGCCGACGACATCGCCTGTGCCGCCTCGCCAGGCGGAGGACTCGACGGAGTGTGAGGTGTGAGCGGTGGGCCAGAGGCAGAAGCCGTCGTGGTGCTTGGCGGTGAGGATGAGGCCGGTCATACCGGCGTCACGTGCGACGCGTGCCCACTGGTTTGTGTCGAGTGCGGAGGGATTGAAGATGTCGGGGGATTCGTCGCCGTATCCCCACTCTTTGTCGGTGAAGGTGTTGGTGGTGAAGTGGATAAACCCGTAGAACTCGCGCTCGTGCCAGCGGATCTGCGCCTCGGTCGGAAAGGCGCCGACGGGAGCGGGCGGGGGTGTGAGCGCGAGAGCGGCGAGGATGAGTTGGATGGGCATGGCGCGGAGTGTACCGCGCCCGGTGATGGGCGCGTCGCGCCATGCGGGGGGTGTGCCTGTGCGGCTCAGCCGGTGGATTGCATGGCGGCGGCGATGGCGTTGATGCTGGCGTAGATCGCTTGTCGGAGTCGCTCGAGCCGATCGGGATCGGATTCGGTGCGCGCGCGGCGGAGGAGTTCGACCTGCGCGAGATTGAGCACGTCGGTCCAGGGGTTTCGGGCTTCGATCGCGCGGGCGATGACGGGCTCGTTGTGGAGCAGGTCGGGGTCGCCTGTGATGCTGAGGATCGCGTCCCGGGCGGCGTTGAAGTCGCGCTCGATCATCCCGTGGATGGCCTG from Phycisphaeraceae bacterium includes the following:
- a CDS encoding citrate synthase (catalyzes the formation of citrate from acetyl-CoA and oxaloacetate), translated to MSTFAKGLEGVVAAETRMSFIDGEKGILEYVGIPIDSLARNSTFEETVFLLWNTRLPNKAELDGLSKQIRSRTKLPPKLIDIIKGMPKDAQPMHVLRTAVSALSLFDPNPNATDIPSAQEKALNILAQIPTIIAAFDRFRRGLEIVEPRTDLTFAQNFLYMLNGKEPTEAMARGFDICMILHADHGLNNSTFTARVVTSTLSDMYSAITAAIGSLRGPLHGGANEEVMEMLGEIPSIDAVEPYIMGKLAKKERIMGFGHRVYKTIDPRATFLKTFAKQIASDTGNQKLYEMSTKIEQIMAREVGAKGIYPNVDFYSATTYHSIGLKLDLFTPMFAMSRVSGWAGHCIEQLSDNRLYRPAAKYVGPHDAPYVPMEKR
- a CDS encoding AAA family ATPase, whose protein sequence is MFTFHVEHLRRFDQRQSLAVRPITILVGENSSGKTSLLAALFAALRQRTIPFQFTFNNPPFEMGGYSSIATYKGGKFGRSPSFSIGFNLALNKQEHQWICEFRDVDGIPYPSHITIRSPTGSLSVRVDSGSSLKADISLNGISKSLSFDASQASRESISILDLCVRKLFTDDKGAPGKLAEMLLTTADGQRLVNPLRHVPTVLALAPIRTKPERTYNRLSDAPTPEGDHIPIILARLLGPKRLSDEASTIREQLIAFGSESGLFKDLKPRALGDSANDPFQLLVTTNGRPANLADVGYGVSQALPIAVQCLIAPPKQMLIVQQPEVHLHPRAQAALGSLFVRLSQSEKKSFVIETHSDYLIDRVRQHIKRGDIPVSEVSIGYVEMNGIVSTIHPIEVDSHGNITDAPPNYREFFLDEQFGLFY
- a CDS encoding RluA family pseudouridine synthase, giving the protein MATQPPTPPPTQPPTPPATPAPISGELKLILISKRFVVVDKPAGLLSVPGKGEHNQDCVARRAKALVPQASGPFVVHRLDMETSGLMVLARDPDAHRHLSRQFEARAVTKAYEAVLMGEVVGDSGTISLPMRPDIDRRPWQMVDWEHGREAVTRWRVLKREPAHPATDTTPAIGPRTRVHFEPITGRTHQLRVHAAYATAPGGKGGLGCPIVGDTLYGDGFASSPRMLLHAKVLAFIDPENRRPERCESKVPF
- a CDS encoding PD40 domain-containing protein, whose protein sequence is MSGFDVIRSVCAAASLGGVCLFASGLGGPWDALEGPILTGHVRLTDPARFSKAGEAYFSPDGKRIIFQAVEVGEPSNAPYSMYLAELVRGETGEIVGLAEPVRISPPGSANTCGWFHPTDPARVMFGSTLRPPRVDEAPGFKVGQSRYVWAFPSDMEVCTWTVPELWIRAHGGWPGEDAPGDWNEPRALFTREGYDAECTWSPDGRHVLYARVEPAEADENGVLPPPDADIWIYDTLTQEHVALVAEPGYDGGPFFSADGRWICYRSDRARDDHLQIYIAELAYDGGGAITGIKREIALTANEAVNWCPYWHPSGRFLLYATSELGHDNYEIFAIDTDPEASVKSRVRVPVTRTPGADVLPAFDATGEWMMWTSRRQLPGETGAGSTQLWVARFRAAPLEQKLMMPDDGAPVSN
- a CDS encoding acetylxylan esterase, with protein sequence MFEPDDFGMSAAATLAHVADPTPSRHHVPFWKSWVRAVEADRPVLRAVTGPLPDPADGTATHEFASYRHVRIGCRLVRPVDGVVRAGLVSFHGYGAPIPLSQEDEQWAELAARGVATLAIRVRGFPGSMVDTGDWTSHSWITRGLDVPVSGVGPDGTDTTHSDMMAWSMAQGVADAVNACRVMRAWLGAGVPLYVRGESFGAAFAVIAAALAAQHPELGYGIDRLQIGLPTMGDWRWRLTSDRARRGGGTQREIVELLTREASRAEDLSERLRVCDTAIHAQRVRCPVLCKLAVRDEVVPAPAAAAVFNAMYSAPGCKWRFVTPYGHFDGGIRNARRHALFDRCVTDFLDPAAEPMESMLRWEPILGRGERAP
- a CDS encoding DUF2314 domain-containing protein — its product is MNPLLMMSAITAIGLGVLAFVAWKRRRARGQAFRSIAILRRSAPVLTEERLRALVERALGDVPEIVMLPVPPRDDVASLFAFMRGDLAFGVICVPRPYVDPSMHDEVRASVEDEIVVRGLTEHKAWISVDHMRGGAEAAEIDAIIGRVAAELIDEEAMLLYDVRHQRIAKINEMTRDMLRGPAPMMVFGAEGTEVAIDVDDAAIEAAKREAQDRWQEFLIAWHNREPDEHFSVKGPFHDGRNTEHMWLTVEDANEQGVRGAVGNVPSVVKNIKEGDPASIAFADVEDWLIVEPSGKMRGGFSMGAMLARKMG
- a CDS encoding alpha-L-fucosidase, with protein sequence MPIQLILAALALTPPPAPVGAFPTEAQIRWHEREFYGFIHFTTNTFTDKEWGYGDESPDIFNPSALDTNQWARVARDAGMTGLILTAKHHDGFCLWPTAHTSHSVESSAWRGGTGDVVGDLAKSCRALGLGFGVYLSPWDRNHPTYATPAYVDVYRAQLAELIETYGPVFEVWHDGANGGDGYYGGARETRTIDKATYYDWPDTWAMIQRLAPGAIVFSDVGPGCRWVGNEHGFSAETSWQTISPGNLMPGMDINGLDTGDPDGTHWIGVEADVSIRPGWFYHASEDDKVKTPEQLLEIWYGSIGRGANLLLNIPPDRRGLIHENDIASLTEFRRILDATFDEDLLRGSFIGSQSVRSADDARFAPANLLDNDPETYWATPDGITAAAVEVTLPERRTIDVIKLREHIRLGQRIESFAVDYWAGGQWIEFAQGTTIGPRRILRTERITTDRLRIRITGCRGDAIVLADFSAYRRP